A portion of the Oxynema aestuarii AP17 genome contains these proteins:
- a CDS encoding DUF561 domain-containing protein, with amino-acid sequence MTMHPSLKRAFDRANALKIIAGLTNFDADRVAAVVRAADRGGATFIDLAADPALVQLAKSLTDLPICVSAVEAAKFVAPVEAGADLIEIGNFDAFYARGLRFEAEDVLRLTRETRQLLPEITLSVTVPHILALDEQVELAQGLVEAGADIIQTEGGTSSSPTHAGTLGLIEKAAPTLAAAAEISRAVSVPVLCASGLSSVTAPMAIAAGASGIGVGSAINRLDNEVAMVAVVRSLVEALATVSRDRVTP; translated from the coding sequence ATGACCATGCATCCCAGCTTAAAACGCGCTTTCGATCGCGCCAATGCTTTAAAAATTATTGCAGGTTTAACCAATTTTGACGCCGATCGCGTGGCTGCTGTCGTGCGCGCTGCCGATCGCGGGGGCGCCACCTTTATCGATCTCGCCGCCGATCCGGCGTTAGTCCAATTGGCCAAAAGCTTAACCGACCTGCCGATCTGCGTCTCGGCAGTCGAGGCGGCCAAATTCGTCGCTCCGGTCGAAGCAGGTGCGGATCTGATCGAAATCGGCAACTTCGATGCCTTCTACGCGCGCGGTCTGCGCTTTGAAGCCGAGGACGTGCTGCGACTGACCCGCGAAACCCGTCAGTTATTGCCGGAAATCACCCTTTCCGTGACCGTTCCCCATATCCTCGCCCTCGACGAACAAGTCGAGCTCGCGCAAGGGTTAGTCGAAGCTGGAGCCGACATCATCCAAACTGAAGGCGGCACCAGCAGCAGCCCGACTCATGCCGGAACCTTGGGTCTGATCGAAAAAGCGGCCCCCACGTTAGCGGCGGCGGCAGAAATTTCCCGAGCCGTTTCGGTTCCGGTGTTGTGTGCGTCGGGCCTGTCTAGCGTCACGGCGCCGATGGCGATCGCGGCGGGCGCCTCCGGGATTGGCGTCGGCTCTGCCATCAACCGCCTCGATAACGAAGTGGCGATGGTGGCGGTGGTTCGCAGCTTGGTGGAAGCGTTGGCGACGGTGAGCCGCGATCGCGTCACCCCTTAA
- a CDS encoding sensor histidine kinase gives MQVENQANILLVDDDAKNLLALEAILSDLGQNIVTATSGEEALKCLLTQEFAVILLDVNMPKLDGFETAKLIRERQRTQHTPIIFLTGIEKSEIKIFKGYTVGAVDYLLKPIVPEILTSKVSVFIELYKKTEEIKRQATQLAEANRELERQAVKLREQAQLLELTHDSVIVCNLHGVVQFWNRGACQMYGWTQEEMLGRNAHELLNTEFPKPLAAIQADLLHAGYWEGELVNFSRDRRRVVVSSRWSLQYDEAGRPWRCLLINNDISERKKAEVEIRQALEKEKELNKLKTSFISIATHEFRNPLTTIFTSAELLEHYGHTWLTEKKLKHLHRIQTAASHMGMLVDDVLSLSKVESGKLPFKPTPLDVSTFCRELVEEIETGVGREHRISFSERSTYSPLDANNSLPCLDEKLLRHILINLLSNATKYSPKGSPVTFELDYRECDVFFQITDRGIGIPEEDREHLFESFHRARNTGNIPGTGLGLSIVKKYVEVCGGHITFVSEIGVGTTFKVTIPRQPQTLEEGASNWVVSA, from the coding sequence ATGCAGGTGGAAAACCAAGCTAATATTCTTCTAGTTGATGACGATGCTAAAAATTTGCTGGCATTAGAAGCAATTTTATCCGATCTCGGACAAAACATCGTCACTGCAACCTCCGGTGAAGAAGCTTTAAAATGCTTGCTCACTCAAGAATTTGCCGTCATCCTTTTAGATGTCAATATGCCCAAACTCGACGGCTTCGAGACGGCAAAGTTGATTCGAGAACGGCAGCGAACCCAACATACGCCGATCATTTTTCTGACGGGAATCGAGAAAAGTGAAATTAAAATTTTTAAAGGGTATACCGTCGGAGCGGTCGATTATTTACTCAAGCCAATCGTCCCGGAAATATTAACCTCCAAAGTTTCTGTTTTTATCGAGCTTTACAAAAAAACAGAAGAAATTAAACGACAAGCGACCCAACTCGCCGAAGCTAATCGGGAATTGGAAAGACAAGCGGTAAAATTGCGCGAACAAGCGCAATTGTTAGAGTTGACTCACGACAGCGTGATCGTTTGCAACCTCCACGGGGTCGTGCAGTTTTGGAACCGGGGCGCCTGCCAGATGTACGGCTGGACTCAGGAAGAAATGCTCGGTCGCAACGCTCACGAACTTCTCAATACCGAGTTTCCCAAGCCCTTAGCGGCGATTCAAGCGGATTTACTTCACGCCGGGTATTGGGAAGGGGAATTAGTGAATTTTTCCCGCGATCGCAGGCGGGTGGTCGTCTCCAGTCGTTGGTCTTTGCAATACGACGAAGCAGGTCGTCCTTGGCGCTGTTTGTTAATTAATAACGACATTAGCGAACGCAAAAAAGCAGAAGTCGAAATCCGTCAGGCGTTAGAAAAAGAAAAAGAACTCAACAAACTGAAAACCAGTTTTATTTCGATCGCCACTCACGAATTTCGCAACCCACTCACGACGATTTTTACCTCTGCCGAGTTGCTCGAACATTACGGTCATACGTGGCTGACCGAGAAAAAGCTCAAGCATTTACATCGTATTCAAACCGCAGCGAGTCACATGGGAATGCTCGTCGATGATGTTTTGAGTTTGAGTAAAGTTGAATCCGGCAAATTGCCGTTTAAACCTACTCCTTTAGATGTCAGTACTTTTTGTCGGGAATTGGTCGAAGAAATAGAAACTGGAGTGGGTAGAGAACACCGGATTAGTTTTAGCGAGCGATCGACTTATTCGCCCTTAGATGCGAATAACTCTTTGCCCTGTCTCGATGAAAAGTTATTGCGGCATATTTTGATTAATTTACTCTCGAATGCGACCAAGTATTCTCCAAAAGGTAGTCCGGTCACGTTTGAGTTGGACTATCGCGAATGCGACGTGTTTTTCCAAATTACCGATCGCGGTATCGGCATTCCTGAAGAAGACCGCGAGCATTTATTCGAGTCGTTCCACCGCGCCCGCAATACGGGCAATATTCCCGGGACGGGATTGGGCCTGAGTATTGTTAAAAAATATGTCGAAGTTTGTGGCGGTCACATCACTTTTGTCAGCGAAATCGGCGTGGGGACGACGTTTAAAGTCACGATTCCCCGTCAGCCTCAAACCCTCGAAGAAGGGGCGAGTAATTGGGTAGTGAGCGCCTGA